In Amblyraja radiata isolate CabotCenter1 chromosome 30, sAmbRad1.1.pri, whole genome shotgun sequence, a single window of DNA contains:
- the LOC116989807 gene encoding butyrophilin subfamily 1 member A1-like, producing the protein MDRIRNAAVAVTLDPNTAHPMLQVSPDRVTVRCVKGRTITSVDRGVSEPVLSVMGKPPLRDEEGITSGRCYWVVEVGSNSEWDQGVASNDAEKRARTTLRPEGGVWSIGCHQKVFRVNYANSKRISIHPATQEKIQMIGVYLDYGEGKVLFCDDSTGSHLHSFSDWTFKGGLLPFFNVSASGNALTICPVVHVA; encoded by the exons ATGGACAGAATCAGAAACGCGGCTG TTGCTGTGACCCTGGACCCCAACACTGCCCACCCGATGCTCCAGGTATCACCTGACCGGGTCACGGTGCGCTGTGTTAAGGGGCGGACGATCACTTCTGTAGACAGAGGGGTTTCGGAGCCCGTCCTCTCAGTGATGGGGAAGCCACCTCTTAGAGATGAGGAAGGGATCACCTCTGGCCGGTGCTACTGGGTGGTGGAGGTGGGCAGCAACTCTGAATGGGACCAGGGAGTTGCCTCCAACGATGCGGAGAAGAGGGCCAGGACCACGCTGAGACCCGAGGGAGGGGTCTGGTCCATCGGGTGCCACCAGAAGGTGTTCAGGGTCAACTACGCCAATTCCAAGCGGATCTCCATCCACCCAGCCACCCAGGAGAAGATCCAGATGATCGGCGTATACCTTGACTACGGCGAGGGAAAGGTCCTGTTCTGTGATGACAGCACTGGCTCTCACCTCCACTCCTTCAGCGATTGGACGTTCAAGGGGGGGCTCCTCCCCTTCTTCAACGTATCTGCTTCAGGAAACGCACTGACGATTTGTCCAGTTGTCCATGTTGCATGA